In a single window of the Tribolium castaneum strain GA2 chromosome 8, icTriCast1.1, whole genome shotgun sequence genome:
- the LOC662822 gene encoding GPN-loop GTPase 3 has translation MRYAQLVIGPAGSGKSTYCSALVQHAVDAKRTIEVVNLDPAAEHFDYEPRADIRELIHVQDTMEDEELHFGPNGGLVFCLEYLLENSDWLRDKLGEEEDDYILFDCPGQIELYTHLTAMKKLVKLLQDWNFNICSIFLVDVQFMTDGAKFLSGTMAALSVMVNLELPHVNLLSKMDLLSKGARKRLDRFLEPDSHAILGDIELSGMNAFNEKYKKLSEAIGDLIENYSLVRFFPLNLKNHESVSDILVTIDNVIQYGEDQDVRTRDFEEQDDE, from the exons atgcgGTACGCGCAGCTAGTTATTGGCCCCGCGGGCAGTGGCAAG tCGACGTATTGTTCGGCTTTGGTGCAACACGCAGTCGACGCAAAACGCACCATAGAAGTGGTAAATTTGGACCCAGCGGCCGAACACTTCGACTACGAGCCACGTGCCGACATCCGCGAGTTAATCCACGTGCAGGACACCATGGAGGACGAAGAGTTGCACTTTGGCCCCAACGGGGGGCTTGTCTTTTGCCTGGAGTACCTGCTGGAGAACTCCGACTGGTTGCGAGACAAGTTGGGGGAGGAGGAGGACGATTATATTTTGTTTGACTGTCCGGGTCAAATCGAACTATACACGCACTTAACAGCtatgaaaaaattagtcaAGTTGTTACAAGACTggaattttaatatttgtagtatttttttgGTGGACGTTCAGTTTATGACAGACGGGGCCAAGTTTTTGTCGGGCACCATGGCTGCACTCAGTGTCATGGTTAATTTAGAGCTGCCTCATGTGAATTTGTTGTCGAAAATGGATTTGTTGAGCAAGGGGGCGCGCAAGCGCCTCGATAGGTTCCTCGAGCCTGATTCGCATGCCATTCTGGGGGATATTGAGTTAAGTGGCATGAATGCCTTCAAtgagaaatacaaaaaattgtctgaAGCCATAGGGGATTTAATTGAGAATTATTCCCTAGTCAGGTTTTTCCCCCTCAATTTGAAAAACCACGAAAGTGTGAGTGACATTTTGGTGACCATTGACAACGTGATACAGTATGGCGAGGATCAGGACGTCAGGACACGTGATTTCGAGGAACAGGACGACGAATAA